The Apium graveolens cultivar Ventura chromosome 11, ASM990537v1, whole genome shotgun sequence genome has a window encoding:
- the LOC141697382 gene encoding histone-lysine N-methyltransferase ASHH3-like isoform X1, whose protein sequence is MPGMKKKSKHEGFGDIFDKLLDQIPASVDFELPDWLKKPKPMHYSYIKRNIYRTKKIKKRQEDDGIFCNCNTAVGSLGVCGRDCHCGMLLSSCSSGCKCGSACINKPFHERPVKKMKIVQTEKCGSGIEAEEDIKHGEFVIEYVGEVIDDKTCEERLWKMKDRGESNFYLCEINRDMVIDATYKGNKSRYINHSCCPNTEMQKWMIDGETRIGIFATRDIKKGEHLTYDYQFVQFGADQDCHCRAAGCRQKLGVKANKPKIPSSDATLKIVASQVTVTPPRLNSILPRKDVYQNGVSHLGLRLNDNQRRCSHNCIGEIVKITRGIDTWTFGVVKRFDSITKKHMIMYEDGGAEFLDMSKEDWEICNF, encoded by the exons ATGCCCGGTATGAAGAAG AAAAGTAAGCATGAAGGTTTTGGGGACATATTCGATAAATTGCTGGACCAGATTCCAGCTTCAGTTGACTTTGAGCTTCCCGATTGGTTGAAAAAGCCAAAGCCTATGCACTACAGCTATATAAAACGCA ATATATATCGCACAAAAAAGATTAAGAAACGCCAGGAAGATGACGGGATATTTTGTAACTGCAATACAGCAGTCGGATCTTTGGGTGTGTGTGGTAGAGACTGTCATTGTGG AATGCTACTGTCTAGCTGCTCTTCAGGATGTAAGTGTGGAAGTGCATGCATTAACAAACCATTTCACGAAAGGCCGGTGAAAAAGATGAAGATTGTGCAG ACAGAAAAGTGTGGATCAGGAATCGAAGCTGAAGAAGATATTAAGCACGGAGAGTTTGTAATAGAGTATGTGGGAGAAG TTATAGATGACAAAACATGCGAGGAAAGGCTTTGGAAAATGAAAGACCGTGGTGAATCGAATTTCTACTTGTGTGAAATTAATCGAGATATGGTGATTGATGCTACCTACAAGGGAAATAAGTCGAGATATATAAATCATAGTTGCTGCCCAAATACTGAAATGCAGAAATG GATGATTGATGGTGAAACAAGGATTGGCATATTTGCAACTCGAGACATTAAGAAGGGCGAGCATCTGACCTATGATTATCA GTTTGTTCAATTTGGTGCAGATCAAGATTGCCACTGCAGGGCTGCTGGCTGCAGGCAAAAGCTAGGAGTTAAAGCTAACAAGCCAAAGATTCCTTCCTCCGACGCTACGTTAAAAATTGTTGCCAGTCAGGTGACAGTAACTCCTCCCAGACTGAATTCAATTTTACCAAGAAAGGAT GTGTATCAGAATGGTGTATCTCATCTAG GTTTGAGACTTAATGATAACCAGAGAAGGTGCAGCCATAATTGCATTGGTGAAATTGTTAAAATTACCCGTGGCATTGATACCTG GACATTCGGCGTTGTAAAGCGATTTGATAGCATTACCAAAAAACATATG ATAATGTATGAAGATGGTGGTGCTGAGTTTCTTGATATGTCGAAAGAAGATTGGGAAATATGTAACTTTTAG
- the LOC141697382 gene encoding histone-lysine N-methyltransferase ASHH3-like isoform X2 has protein sequence MPGMKKKSKHEGFGDIFDKLLDQIPASVDFELPDWLKKPKPMHYSYIKRNIYRTKKIKKRQEDDGIFCNCNTAVGSLGVCGRDCHCGMLLSSCSSGCKCGSACINKPFHERPVKKMKIVQTEKCGSGIEAEEDIKHGEFVIEYVGEVIDDKTCEERLWKMKDRGESNFYLCEINRDMVIDATYKGNKSRYINHSCCPNTEMQKWMIDGETRIGIFATRDIKKGEHLTYDYQFVQFGADQDCHCRAAGCRQKLGVKANKPKIPSSDATLKIVASQVYQNGVSHLGLRLNDNQRRCSHNCIGEIVKITRGIDTWTFGVVKRFDSITKKHMIMYEDGGAEFLDMSKEDWEICNF, from the exons ATGCCCGGTATGAAGAAG AAAAGTAAGCATGAAGGTTTTGGGGACATATTCGATAAATTGCTGGACCAGATTCCAGCTTCAGTTGACTTTGAGCTTCCCGATTGGTTGAAAAAGCCAAAGCCTATGCACTACAGCTATATAAAACGCA ATATATATCGCACAAAAAAGATTAAGAAACGCCAGGAAGATGACGGGATATTTTGTAACTGCAATACAGCAGTCGGATCTTTGGGTGTGTGTGGTAGAGACTGTCATTGTGG AATGCTACTGTCTAGCTGCTCTTCAGGATGTAAGTGTGGAAGTGCATGCATTAACAAACCATTTCACGAAAGGCCGGTGAAAAAGATGAAGATTGTGCAG ACAGAAAAGTGTGGATCAGGAATCGAAGCTGAAGAAGATATTAAGCACGGAGAGTTTGTAATAGAGTATGTGGGAGAAG TTATAGATGACAAAACATGCGAGGAAAGGCTTTGGAAAATGAAAGACCGTGGTGAATCGAATTTCTACTTGTGTGAAATTAATCGAGATATGGTGATTGATGCTACCTACAAGGGAAATAAGTCGAGATATATAAATCATAGTTGCTGCCCAAATACTGAAATGCAGAAATG GATGATTGATGGTGAAACAAGGATTGGCATATTTGCAACTCGAGACATTAAGAAGGGCGAGCATCTGACCTATGATTATCA GTTTGTTCAATTTGGTGCAGATCAAGATTGCCACTGCAGGGCTGCTGGCTGCAGGCAAAAGCTAGGAGTTAAAGCTAACAAGCCAAAGATTCCTTCCTCCGACGCTACGTTAAAAATTGTTGCCAGTCAG GTGTATCAGAATGGTGTATCTCATCTAG GTTTGAGACTTAATGATAACCAGAGAAGGTGCAGCCATAATTGCATTGGTGAAATTGTTAAAATTACCCGTGGCATTGATACCTG GACATTCGGCGTTGTAAAGCGATTTGATAGCATTACCAAAAAACATATG ATAATGTATGAAGATGGTGGTGCTGAGTTTCTTGATATGTCGAAAGAAGATTGGGAAATATGTAACTTTTAG